Genomic window (Hydrogenimonas cancrithermarum):
AGAATGAAGTTTCTGTTTTCGACATGCGGGTCCTGGTAGAGATGGTCGATGCGGTCGGTATTGAAGAGTGAGGCGCGGCGTTTGATGCCGTGGACCACATACCCTTTTTTAAGCAGAAATTCTGCGAGATAGGAGCCGTCCTGTCCTGTGATACCGGTGATCAGTGCTACTTTCTGTTCCATGTGTCATAAAGCCTTTGTGTAACGTCAGTGAAGAATAAAGCGAATTTTATCCAAAAGATAATAAGGAAGAGTTAAAAAAGTAATATAGGTTAAAAAATGACTTATGCCGTTGTTTTTTCATGACAGCTTTTAAACTGCACGATGGGGAGTGGGTCGTCTGATAACAATAACTTGATCGCTTTAAAAGCGGGTTGCTGGCTGATAGTAGGTGACCGACTGCTCTTTTTATCCATAGATCACTTCTTTTTCAATATTTTCTTTTAAAGAAGGCCTCATGTTTTTATGCAGATAAAAAAGATCGACTTTTTTTCCGAAAGCCTCTTCCAAATAGTTCCATGCACCGGCAATATTTCTAAATTTTTTATTTTCAAATTCTGCATAAAGATCGATATCGCTTTCCTCGGTAGCGCACCCTTTTGCGTAAGAACCAAAAAGACCGATTTTGACAAGGCTGTATTTTTCTTTGAGTTCATCCTGATGTGTTTTTAAGAAGTTTGAAAATCTGCCTTTGTCATCTCATTCCTTTGGCAATGTTTGTCTATTTTTTATATCTAAAAACCTTGATATCCCCACTGAAGGAAGATAAAGAGAGGTTGGCCTCTATTTTACAAATCCATGAAAATTATCTTTTTCGCTTCGGTAGCCGGATGCGTACGGCTTGAATGCTCGTGAGAGATAAACTGGCATGAAAATTTTCGGTTTGGCTATAATTGTGTCAAAAATTTGGAAGGTTCGTTTTGGCCAAAGTACCGTGCACACACTGCCATCTGGAGTTTGACGAATCGGTGATGATTACCGAGGAAGAGGAGAATGGCGAGATTCGCTATTTCTGCTGCAAAGGGTGTCAGGGCGTTTACCACCTTTTACGCTCCGAAGGCCTCGACACCTTTTACGACAAGCTCGGAAAAAACCGGCTCGAGCCGCCCAAAGAGCTCTCCGACGATCTGCATAAGTTCGATCTCGAAGGGTTCAGGAAGAAGTACATCGTCGAACGGAGCGACGGGCTTTACGAGATCTTCCTGATTATCGAGGGGATCCACTGTGCGGCGTGTGTCTGGCTGAACGAGAAGGTGTTGCACCAGACGCCGGGAGTCGTCGAAGCGACCATCAATTAC
Coding sequences:
- a CDS encoding nucleotidyltransferase family protein; this encodes MGLFGSYAKGCATEESDIDLYAEFENKKFRNIAGAWNYLEEAFGKKVDLFYLHKNMRPSLKENIEKEVIYG